The following are from one region of the Phycisphaerae bacterium genome:
- a CDS encoding VOC family protein: MNAIVEHLGPFHHVGVAVADIEQAARFYEAAYGAKAEPDEFEDPLQQVKIRFMLVGGLRIELLQPLTAEASLNGLLRRGIALYHTCHEVTDMEAALDHLRSSGVMIVSPPKPAIAFGGRRVAFTMYQGMMIELLESAAAATEYE; the protein is encoded by the coding sequence TTGAACGCAATCGTTGAACATCTTGGACCGTTTCATCACGTTGGCGTGGCGGTTGCCGATATCGAACAGGCTGCGCGGTTCTACGAGGCGGCATACGGCGCGAAGGCTGAGCCCGACGAATTCGAGGATCCACTGCAACAGGTGAAAATTCGATTCATGCTTGTCGGCGGCCTGAGAATCGAGCTCTTGCAGCCGTTGACCGCCGAAGCCAGCCTCAATGGACTTCTTCGACGTGGAATCGCCCTTTACCATACATGCCACGAAGTGACCGATATGGAAGCGGCGCTCGACCATCTGCGATCCAGTGGTGTCATGATTGTGTCTCCACCAAAGCCCGCGATCGCCTTTGGCGGGCGGCGCGTTGCGTTCACCATGTATCAAGGCATGATGATTGAGCTTCTGGAGTCAGCCGCTGCCGCCACTGAATATGAATGA